The DNA region CAGCCAGAATCATTTCACGCATGGCTTTGATGCGGTCGCCTTCAAAGAACATGTGTTCGGTGCGGCAGAGGCCGATGCCTTTGGCGCCGAAATTGCGGGCGATGCTGGCATCCTTGGGGTTGTCGGCATTTGTGCGCACGTACATGCGGGTATATTTTTCGGCGAGTTCCATGATTTGGGCAAAATCGCCGCTCAGTTCAGGATCCTGGGTGTCGATTGCACCTTCCAAAACCTGGCCGGTGCTGCCGTTGAGGGAAATCCAATCCCCTTCTTTATATTCTTTTCCATCCACGTTCATAACGCGGTTTTTATAGTCGATATTAACGTTTCCAGCTCCGGAAACACAGCATTTTCCCATGCCGCGTGCAACCACAGCCGCGTGGGAAGTCATGCCACCCTTCGCGGTGAGGATTCCGTTGGCAACTGTCATGCCGCGCAGGTCTTCAGGTGAGGTTTCCACACGGCAGAGCACCACTTTCTTTCCTTCGGCAGCCCACTTTTCAGCATCTTCAGCCAGGAAGACAATCTGTCCGGTGGCGGCTCCGGGTGATGCGGGCAGACCTTTGGTGATTTCTTTCGCGCCTGCCAGGCCTTTTGGGGTGAAAACGGGGTGCAGCAGTTCATTGAGCTTGTTCGGCTCCATGCGCAGCAGGGCGGTTTTTTCGTCGATGAGGCCTTCACGAACCATATCCATCGCCACTTTCACCATGGCAAAGCCGGTGCGTTTGCCGTTGCGGGTCTGCAGCATCCAAAGTTTGCCATCCTGGATGGTGAATTCAACGTCCTGCATATCCTTGGTGTGGGCTTCCAGTTTTTCCTGGATGTCGAAAAGCTCTTTGTAGGCTGCGGGCATGGTTTCTTCCAAGGAAGGATAGTTCGCGGCGCGGTCTTCCTCGGAGATATTGGTAAGCTTTGCCCAACGCTGGGAGCCGATCTTGGTGATTTGCTGCGGGGTACGGATGCCTGCCACAACGTCTTCGCCCTGAGCGTTGATGAGATATTCACCGTTGAAGAGGTTTTCTCCGGTGCCGGCGTCACGGGTGAAGGCAACTCCGGTGGCGCTGGATTCGCCCATGTTTCCAAAAACCATGGCCTGGACGTTGACGGCGGTGCCCCAATCGTCCGGGATGTCATTGAGCTGGCGATAGTAAACAGCGCGGTCGTTGCCCCAACTGTCAAACACGGCAAAAATTGAGCCCCAAAGCTGTTCCCAGGGGTCATCCGGGAAATCGTGGCCGGTGCTGTCTTTCACGGCTTTTTTGAAGCGACGCACCAGTTCTTTGAGGTCGTCGGCGCTGAGTTCGAGGTCGTCTTCAACACCTTTTTCGGTTTTCATCTCTTCGATGATGATTTCAAAGGGGTCGCGCTCTTCTTTGCTGGCGGGTTTGAGACCCAACACAACGTCGCCATACATTTGTACAAAACGGCGATAGCTGTCCCAGGCAAAGCGGGGATTTTGGGTGCGGGCGATGATGCCCTGCACGGCGTTGTCGTTCATACCCAGGTTCAGGATGGTGTCCATCATGCCGGGCATGGAGGCGCGGGAGCCGCTGCGCACGGAGAGCAACAGCGGATTTTCGTTGGAACCAAAGCTGGTTCCCATCAGGTTTTCCACATATTGAACGGCTTTTTTCACTTCGTCTTCCAGCCGTTCGCGGGTTTTTGCTTCTCCCTCGCGCGTGTATTCATTACAAGTATCTGCGGTAATCGTGAATCCGGGGGGAACCGGCACTCCGATGAGGTTCATCTCGGCCAGGTTGGCCCCTTTGCCACCAAGTATGTCTTTCATGTTGGCATTGCCTTCGGCGCTTCCGTTGCCGAAGAGATAAACACGTTTTGTTTCTGGCATTTATCCTCCATTGGTAGGGATTTTATTGTTTTCATAACTCAAAATTTTTGAGGGTGTTTTTGTCAACCACAAATGCTGTTTACACATCCTGATGCCTTCGCTTGAAAGCCCTCGTTTTGTTTTTGCTTCCCAGAGCTGTTTTTTGGGTCTGCCAAACAGTATTTTTCATCGTTGTATGGAGCTTGTGAAGACAAGCCCGTAAAAAAAGCTTTACAGATTGACAGCAATCCACAGAATGTGTTTCTGGTAAAAAAGCAATGAGTTTTAAATGTATAAAGCATAGTAAGGAAAAGCGATGAAAAAGTTATTTGCCATCCTCTTTGCCCTCTTTTGCCTGGGCTTCCTGGCTGCGAAGGTGGATTTAAACACCGCCGGCTATGAGGATTTACTGCGATTGCCGATCACGGCAAAGCAGGCTCGGGATATTTTGGACTACCGCACCTATATAAGTGTCTTTTCAGATATCTACCAGTTGCGGGAAATACCGTCCATCGACCAGAAAACCCTGCTGAGGATTAAAGACCTGGCTGTGGTTTCTCTGTGGTTGGAAGAAGACGAGGTTGCAGCCCGACGCGCTGAAATACGAGACCTGATGGAGCGCCTGGATAGCAACGAAGGAGCTTCTGAAGGCATGTCCGACGTTTGGGAAGACTATCTGATGACCCCGCAAAATGTGAATAAAATGCTTTTTGACGACTTCATCAGCCTGCCAAATGTTTCGGCCATCGATGCCGTGGGCATTTTGAAAAGAACCGCCCTGGGAGACACAATCTCGGATATGCGCGACCTGCGAAATTCTCCCGGCCTCAGCTATTATGGCTACACAAACCTGCGCAG from Candidatus Cloacimonadota bacterium includes:
- a CDS encoding pyruvate, phosphate dikinase — protein: MPETKRVYLFGNGSAEGNANMKDILGGKGANLAEMNLIGVPVPPGFTITADTCNEYTREGEAKTRERLEDEVKKAVQYVENLMGTSFGSNENPLLLSVRSGSRASMPGMMDTILNLGMNDNAVQGIIARTQNPRFAWDSYRRFVQMYGDVVLGLKPASKEERDPFEIIIEEMKTEKGVEDDLELSADDLKELVRRFKKAVKDSTGHDFPDDPWEQLWGSIFAVFDSWGNDRAVYYRQLNDIPDDWGTAVNVQAMVFGNMGESSATGVAFTRDAGTGENLFNGEYLINAQGEDVVAGIRTPQQITKIGSQRWAKLTNISEEDRAANYPSLEETMPAAYKELFDIQEKLEAHTKDMQDVEFTIQDGKLWMLQTRNGKRTGFAMVKVAMDMVREGLIDEKTALLRMEPNKLNELLHPVFTPKGLAGAKEITKGLPASPGAATGQIVFLAEDAEKWAAEGKKVVLCRVETSPEDLRGMTVANGILTAKGGMTSHAAVVARGMGKCCVSGAGNVNIDYKNRVMNVDGKEYKEGDWISLNGSTGQVLEGAIDTQDPELSGDFAQIMELAEKYTRMYVRTNADNPKDASIARNFGAKGIGLCRTEHMFFEGDRIKAMREMILADTEQGRRKALDKLMPMQRSDFEGIFEVMDGLPVTIRLLDPPLHEFVPQEEAQQQELAQELGISLQKVKERVSSLHELNPMLGHRGCRLGNTYPEITETQARAIIEAALNVKAKGFNVLPEIMVPLIGTEAEFKLQEKIIRETAEKVFAEKGDRLDYLVGTMIEIPRACLMADKVAE